In a genomic window of Sarcophilus harrisii chromosome 4, mSarHar1.11, whole genome shotgun sequence:
- the C4H1orf68 gene encoding skin-specific protein 32: MCDQQKQPQFMPSYIKGSASGPIQTTQGPASCEAQVSGGSGPEVSQSKTSFIKGSSFFQKGQSKSVKCPPPCQTTCVKCPPPCQTTCVKCPPPCQTTYVKCPPPCQTTYVKCPAPCQTVSVKCPAPCQTQTSIKCPAPCQTQTCYVQSVPCQPQTYYMAPSVRYLAPQYMVPSSYYASSSCGTTCCPIAPMSFGVRPFRRWVRGPQSREGYMGCCESSSCGTSGCGTSGCCSSGCCSSDCCEGGCCCMGILPMRACGPLCCAHNNCCC, translated from the coding sequence ATGTGTGACCAGCAGAAACAGCCACAGTTCATGCCATCTTATATAAAAGGCTCAGCTTCAGGGCCCATTCAAACTACCCAAGGCCCGGCTTCATGCGAGGCACAGGTTTCTGGTGGGAGTGGACCAGAGGTATCCCAGTCTAAAACTTCCTTCATAAAAGGCTCTTCTTTCTTCCAGAAAGGCCAGTCTAAAAGTGTGAAATGCCCACCTCCATGCCAAACTACCTGTGTGAAGTGCCCACCTCCATGCCAAACTACCTGTGTGAAATGCCCACCTCCATGCCAGACTACTTATGTGAAATGCCCACCTCCATGCCAGACTACTTATGTGAAATGCCCAGCTCCGTGTCAGACTGTCTCTGTGAAATGCCCAGCTCCATGCCAAACTCAGACTAGCATCAAATGCCCAGCACCTTGCCAGACGCAGACTTGCTATGTCCAGAGCGTTCCTTGCCAGCCACAGACTTACTATATGGCCCCATCTGTCAGATACTTGGCACCTCAGTACATGGTGCCATCTTCCTACTATGCTTCTAGTTCCTGTGGCACCACTTGCTGCCCTATTGCTCCAATGAGCTTTGGGGTGAGACCTTTCAGGCGTTGGGTTCGTGGGCCCCAGAGTCGTGAAGGATACATGGGCTGTTGTGAGAGTTCGAGCTGTGGCACTTCTGGCTGTGGCACTTCTGGCTGCTGCAGCTCTGGCTGTTGTAGCTCTGACTGTTGCGAAGGTGGGTGCTGCTGCATGGGAATCCTGCCCATGAGAGCTTGTGGCCCTCTCTGCTGTGCCCATAATAACTGTTGCTGTTAG